In Planctomycetota bacterium, the following are encoded in one genomic region:
- a CDS encoding 4a-hydroxytetrahydrobiopterin dehydratase, whose amino-acid sequence MSDSTDDVMETPAGWTRNGPTLVRTFKFKDFTRTMSFVNAVAHVANAADHHPDLLVSYGKCEVTLSTHDAGTVTPKDVVLAMSISKLPEF is encoded by the coding sequence GTGAGCGACTCGACCGATGACGTGATGGAAACGCCCGCCGGCTGGACCCGCAACGGACCGACGCTTGTGCGGACGTTCAAGTTCAAAGACTTCACGCGGACGATGAGCTTCGTCAACGCGGTCGCCCACGTCGCCAACGCGGCCGATCACCATCCGGACCTGCTCGTCAGCTACGGCAAGTGCGAGGTGACGCTGAGCACCCACGACGCGGGAACGGTGACGCCCAAGGACGTCGTGCTGGCAATGAGCATCTCGAAGCTGCCCGAGTTTTAG